One window of the Leptospira ryugenii genome contains the following:
- a CDS encoding acyltransferase family protein — MREYIFEIFKKNPKELNELYGVRALGCYIVIAFHTYTSSILFLPDHLTTFRERIQNLEVVMDLFFVISSYLVVASFSRELGKKPFATAWKNFFIKRSLRIFPAMYMLIAFTVSLMSFTVLAGKAGINLGIMTDGMPKMERQLSYWWADALYISNYFPDRIHIHSWSLGMEEQFYLCMPLFLYIYIYWCKDTVKRISLLTFGLLLALLLRFYLFFHAEITNFDEYLTKIYHPIHTHFDSFLVGILLVEIMKQKAEEVQSRFSPKLFYFAFFILFGIYISTFQWEFKDAPFYYVVFRISLFAVLSGFFTLGVIAGYFRVLNSVFRNGALVVVGKLSYGIYLVHMYVSALVSLKVLNFYSKETNGYWELFVTSIFALLASSIVALLSYLILEKPFIKIREWTQPKYDLVGQRFYTSLVNPKELLVVATLLTFLSFLPYQIVKVFLKSEFLSKSIWSQGALNLCLLVPILLNLYSLIRFRKLWFVYWLQQNTELSPK; from the coding sequence ATGAGAGAATATATTTTTGAAATTTTTAAAAAAAATCCAAAAGAACTCAATGAACTCTATGGTGTTCGAGCCCTGGGATGTTACATTGTCATCGCCTTTCATACGTATACATCTAGCATCTTGTTTTTACCTGATCACCTTACGACTTTTCGAGAAAGGATACAGAATCTCGAAGTCGTTATGGATCTATTCTTTGTAATTAGCTCTTACTTGGTTGTTGCTTCTTTTTCCCGCGAGCTAGGCAAAAAACCATTCGCAACTGCCTGGAAAAACTTTTTTATCAAACGGTCTTTACGAATCTTTCCAGCTATGTATATGCTCATCGCCTTCACTGTATCTCTGATGAGCTTTACCGTACTTGCTGGCAAGGCGGGGATCAATTTAGGGATCATGACCGACGGTATGCCAAAAATGGAAAGGCAATTATCGTATTGGTGGGCCGACGCACTCTATATTTCTAATTACTTTCCAGATCGTATCCACATCCATAGCTGGTCTCTTGGTATGGAAGAGCAATTTTATCTCTGTATGCCTTTGTTTTTGTATATTTATATATATTGGTGTAAAGATACGGTTAAAAGAATTTCCTTACTTACATTTGGACTACTGCTTGCCCTCTTACTTCGTTTCTATCTGTTCTTTCATGCGGAAATCACAAATTTTGATGAGTATCTAACCAAGATTTACCACCCCATCCATACTCATTTTGATTCTTTTTTGGTCGGTATACTCTTAGTTGAAATTATGAAACAGAAGGCAGAAGAGGTCCAAAGTCGTTTTTCTCCGAAACTTTTCTACTTTGCCTTTTTTATACTCTTTGGGATCTATATTTCAACCTTTCAGTGGGAATTTAAAGATGCTCCCTTTTACTATGTTGTTTTTAGGATCAGTCTGTTTGCCGTACTCAGTGGTTTCTTTACTTTAGGAGTCATTGCCGGATACTTTCGCGTCTTAAATTCGGTATTTAGAAATGGAGCCTTGGTGGTTGTGGGCAAACTAAGCTACGGAATCTACCTAGTTCATATGTATGTAAGTGCCCTGGTTTCTCTCAAGGTATTAAATTTTTATTCCAAAGAGACCAATGGATATTGGGAACTCTTTGTAACATCAATTTTTGCCTTGTTAGCTAGTTCGATTGTGGCACTTTTAAGCTATCTAATTCTGGAAAAACCTTTTATCAAGATACGCGAGTGGACCCAACCAAAGTATGATTTGGTGGGGCAGCGATTCTATACATCTTTAGTGAATCCAAAAGAGTTGCTTGTTGTTGCCACCTTGCTTACTTTTCTCTCCTTCCTTCCTTACCAAATCGTAAAGGTATTTCTGAAAAGTGAATTCTTGTCCAAATCAATTTGGAGCCAAGGAGCTTTAAACCTTTGTTTACTTGTCCCTATCTTACTCAATCTATACAGTCTGATACGGTTTCGTAAACTTTGGTTTGTCTATTGGTTGCAACAAAACACAGAGCTTAGCCCCAAGTAA
- a CDS encoding glycosyltransferase — protein MFSLILPTYNERENLSVYLPKLEEFFKKQKIDYEIIVVDDDSPDKTWEFVQKYSHSHSNVKVIRRVKEKGLSSAVIAGMASARGDFLGVMDADMQHDESIIPEMLSELKDKEIVIGSRRVGEGSYGEMKWHRRILSYGATLLAKILLPIASTDPMSGFFIIRRQVFEESKDALNPLGFKILLEFLAKNPKSKVTEVGYRFKKREFGETKLTGAVMQQYIFALIDLRFGKFISLQFLKYALTGISGIFVNLSGQWLAANYLNSFQFNWVGKDILVPSFAVAFGFELSVLSNYVINNFWTFSDKAKKRIPSFLFGFLKFNIVSLLGFLIQYSTWLFLFQTIHTFYPEFMPDTLTYVANLIGILVATATNYQLNRSITWG, from the coding sequence ATGTTTAGTTTAATTTTACCTACGTATAATGAAAGGGAAAATCTTTCAGTCTATCTTCCAAAGTTAGAAGAGTTTTTTAAAAAGCAAAAAATAGACTATGAAATCATAGTTGTAGATGATGACTCCCCTGATAAAACTTGGGAATTCGTTCAGAAGTACTCTCATTCCCATTCAAATGTTAAGGTCATCCGAAGGGTAAAAGAGAAGGGACTTTCGAGTGCGGTGATAGCCGGTATGGCTTCTGCAAGAGGGGATTTTTTAGGAGTAATGGATGCCGATATGCAGCATGATGAGAGCATCATTCCTGAAATGCTTTCCGAACTAAAAGACAAAGAGATCGTGATCGGTTCTAGGCGAGTAGGGGAGGGAAGTTACGGTGAAATGAAATGGCACCGTAGAATCCTTAGCTATGGCGCAACCCTTCTGGCAAAGATTCTTTTGCCCATTGCGTCAACGGATCCAATGAGTGGATTTTTTATCATTCGCCGCCAAGTATTTGAAGAAAGTAAAGATGCCTTAAATCCTTTGGGATTTAAAATCTTGTTAGAATTTCTCGCAAAGAACCCAAAATCAAAAGTTACGGAAGTCGGTTATCGTTTCAAAAAACGAGAGTTTGGTGAAACTAAACTAACAGGAGCCGTCATGCAACAGTATATCTTTGCCTTGATTGACCTTCGTTTCGGTAAGTTTATATCCTTACAATTTTTGAAATATGCACTCACAGGTATATCTGGCATCTTTGTCAACCTTTCAGGACAATGGTTAGCGGCAAATTATCTGAATAGTTTTCAATTCAATTGGGTAGGCAAAGATATTTTAGTACCTTCCTTTGCGGTTGCATTTGGATTTGAATTAAGTGTTCTCAGCAATTATGTGATCAATAATTTTTGGACATTTTCAGATAAGGCAAAGAAAAGAATTCCATCATTTTTGTTTGGATTTTTAAAGTTTAATATTGTAAGCTTACTTGGTTTTTTAATCCAGTATTCAACCTGGTTATTTTTGTTCCAAACAATCCATACTTTTTATCCGGAATTTATGCCAGACACTTTGACTTATGTTGCAAATCTAATCGGTATCTTAGTCGCAACAGCTACAAATTATCAACTGAACAGATCTATTACTTGGGGCTAA
- a CDS encoding glycosyltransferase family 39 protein produces the protein MNVIRKKIDGLSLFAIGLIFIGAFIRYYQYDRLGYWYDELYSITLSSLGFWDMVSELQTETNPPLYQITLWIWIQLFGNAPESGRILSLLLSISFLPIVYLQSKTLLDRYQRVLLLIMCVFSSGFIFYAHETRSYALLVLLSGLSFLSFSKLMRNVQERGNIYLFLLFSILTENTHYFGFLFVHLLWFVYLSQYFLVSYKNSDWKAFAHQTFLYFILGIFFSWEFYKLVYIIPKVDNIDWIPEPDLEIYLHYFSYLFYFFSFKKIPILGILIVLIVLPFVFIVLGKLSIDWRREFQSLVLTLLLTILFLFATYLISLQKPIVTSRNLLVLSLPIYFALSLWFSHSLSVFPKKGFLILIFLLFLLSYLSFSKNFYKGFQKEPWREVVQKAIELSHQSTLYLSFGDHRYWNYYLHDIYQKGEVLELSKSQDACQDLQKDIQKKGIKQVFVFESLWDVSKKYKERTDTQRVCFQQLAKQAKNKEQISFIVMTLWSIEY, from the coding sequence ATGAATGTAATCAGAAAAAAAATTGATGGATTAAGCCTTTTTGCCATTGGTCTTATTTTTATTGGTGCTTTCATTCGTTATTACCAATACGACAGGTTAGGGTATTGGTATGATGAATTGTATTCCATCACCCTTTCCTCCCTTGGTTTTTGGGATATGGTTTCTGAATTGCAAACGGAAACAAACCCCCCGCTTTACCAAATCACTTTGTGGATCTGGATTCAGCTCTTTGGAAATGCACCAGAATCGGGCAGAATTTTGAGCCTACTACTTTCGATTTCCTTTCTACCTATCGTCTATCTTCAGTCAAAAACCCTCCTAGACCGATACCAAAGGGTTTTACTTCTAATCATGTGTGTCTTTTCCTCTGGCTTTATCTTCTATGCTCATGAAACACGTTCCTATGCACTCTTGGTTCTTTTGTCGGGCTTAAGCTTTCTTTCATTTTCTAAATTGATGCGTAACGTGCAAGAGAGGGGAAATATCTATCTTTTTCTTCTGTTTTCCATACTTACTGAAAATACGCACTACTTTGGATTTTTGTTTGTGCACCTTTTGTGGTTCGTATACCTAAGCCAATATTTCCTAGTATCTTATAAAAATTCAGATTGGAAAGCCTTTGCACATCAGACCTTTCTGTATTTTATCCTTGGTATTTTTTTCTCTTGGGAGTTTTACAAACTGGTCTACATTATCCCCAAGGTAGATAATATTGACTGGATTCCAGAACCCGATCTTGAGATTTATCTACACTACTTTTCTTATCTTTTCTATTTCTTCTCATTTAAAAAGATTCCTATCTTAGGAATCCTTATTGTTTTGATCGTCTTGCCTTTCGTTTTCATTGTGCTGGGCAAACTATCGATCGATTGGAGACGAGAGTTTCAGTCGCTTGTCCTAACTTTACTGCTTACAATTTTATTTCTGTTTGCGACCTATTTAATTTCTTTGCAAAAGCCAATCGTTACATCTAGGAATTTATTGGTTCTAAGCCTTCCGATTTACTTTGCTTTGAGTCTTTGGTTCTCTCACTCCTTAAGTGTATTTCCTAAAAAAGGATTCCTGATCTTAATCTTCCTATTGTTTCTGTTATCTTATCTTTCTTTCTCAAAGAACTTTTATAAAGGATTTCAAAAAGAGCCCTGGAGAGAAGTCGTACAAAAAGCAATAGAGCTTAGCCATCAATCGACTCTTTACCTCTCTTTTGGTGATCATCGCTATTGGAACTATTATCTGCATGATATTTACCAAAAAGGGGAAGTTTTGGAATTGAGTAAATCTCAGGACGCTTGCCAAGATTTGCAAAAGGATATCCAAAAAAAGGGGATCAAACAAGTCTTTGTTTTTGAATCTCTTTGGGATGTTTCCAAGAAGTACAAAGAAAGAACAGACACACAAAGAGTATGTTTCCAACAATTGGCCAAGCAAGCAAAGAACAAAGAGCAAATATCCTTTATCGTTATGACATTATGGAGCATTGAATATTAG